Genomic segment of Syntrophales bacterium:
TGTTCAAGAAGTGCGGCGCCGGGTTCATCGCGGAGGAAAACTGCCGGTTCAACTTCGGGCAGAACATCGAGGTCGGCGATTTCGTCTTTTTCAACCGAGGCGTGTTCGTGGATTCCAAGGGGGGAGTCACCATCGGTAGACACGTGGCGCTGACGGAGGACGTGCGGATCTTTACGCACAGCCACTCGGAATCGTCGCACATCGTCCGGGAATACAGGCCGGTTATCATCCGGGATTACGCGAAGATCTATTCCGGTGCCGTCATCCTCCCCGGTGTCACCGTCGGAGAACAGGCAATCGTGGCCTCACACTCCATGGTGGTCAAGGACGTCCCCGCCAACTCGCTCGTGGCCGGGATCCCCGCGCAGGTCGTCCGGATGAGGAAGACGGAGGGGAGGGAGGGGGAGGAGTTGGACCACCTCTGGCTATTCTGACGGACGGCCGCTGAAAAGGAGCCGTCTGCTGCGTTTCTCTCGTCCTTTGCCGCTCGACGTACCGAACAGTACGACTCGCGGCTCAGGACTTTGAGAGTTATTCCACCATTCCCCTTTTCCGTTTTTCCTCGTGCTGGAGAAAAAGGCCCATGCCCGTCTTCAGGCGGCCGAATCCCATGGCCTGATAAAAGCCTTCACGTCCCGGGCTTGCGTAAAGGATGACGTTGCAGGCCCCGACCTTTTTCAGGATCGTCCCCATGATGAGCTTTCCCACGCCCTTGCCCCGGTGTTCCGGAACGACCGCCATATCGTACACGGCCGCCTGGTAGGCCCCGTCGGAGATGGCCCGGCCGAAGCCGATGATCCGCTCGCCCTCGTAGATGAAGACGACGGCCTCGCTGTTTTCGAAGGCCCGTCGATG
This window contains:
- a CDS encoding acyltransferase; amino-acid sequence: MGKTADMMLDEIGGIIRGGLDEDGTLHILRILDGPIYPKAFLEEMTLYSEMLPLGREHPFTPEQRCLHFLWDAFDRLPVSLDANFGILFRRLIAERLFKKCGAGFIAEENCRFNFGQNIEVGDFVFFNRGVFVDSKGGVTIGRHVALTEDVRIFTHSHSESSHIVREYRPVIIRDYAKIYSGAVILPGVTVGEQAIVASHSMVVKDVPANSLVAGIPAQVVRMRKTEGREGEELDHLWLF
- a CDS encoding GNAT family N-acetyltransferase, with amino-acid sequence MEYRIQENCKGVDWHQIQSTLREAGMGFYDHARHRRAFENSEAVVFIYEGERIIGFGRAISDGAYQAAVYDMAVVPEHRGKGVGKLIMGTILKKVGACNVILYASPGREGFYQAMGFGRLKTGMGLFLQHEEKRKRGMVE